One window of Chamaesiphon minutus PCC 6605 genomic DNA carries:
- a CDS encoding TolC family protein, with amino-acid sequence MPTLIKLIHILNRKSEPSQNILHQQTDLQTSCLPIKAGASSPNDSPQERLRQRQIAIGLQTIGAIIVLGLGGLGKIEPTQAKSLNLAGIDRGLLSVASHKIAPNSTRQTAIERLPQILAQTTPTTPTPNNNTKLQNNLNLPKTGNEVQITGNKSITLQQAIDIAFGNNREVQAARLTVNRSQVGIREAQAAQAVQVGLTSTVQNQGSPLIIGTQSQFGNSTSTNIQGSLQATYNILSAGRNQSSVRAAEEQVNFDRLDLVRIEQLVRGQVITAYYDLQAADSSVIINQAAVADATRSLSDAQLQEKAGVGTKFDILRAQVQLATANQDLTNAQGQQQTARKRIAQRLSVDNNTEFKAADTVRELGAWGYSLEESVVLAYKNRPEVKQQLTRRTISQQQQIVAAAADSAQVDLFANYTLGKSLTASTSAQDNYSIGAQLRWNFLDGGFARAGSNRERVNQEIFENQFTTTRNQIRFEVEQAYNSLGSNQKNIATSAQALQQAEESLKLARLRFQAGVGTQTDVIQAQTALARARGNRITAIIDYNRALSSLRVATLTGG; translated from the coding sequence ATGCCAACTCTAATCAAATTGATTCATATATTAAATAGAAAGAGCGAACCTTCACAAAATATTTTGCACCAACAGACAGATTTACAAACTAGTTGCCTGCCAATTAAAGCTGGAGCATCTTCACCGAACGATTCTCCGCAGGAGAGACTACGCCAACGCCAAATAGCGATCGGATTGCAAACAATTGGGGCAATTATTGTGCTGGGATTGGGCGGATTAGGCAAGATCGAACCCACTCAGGCAAAATCTCTGAATTTAGCAGGTATCGATCGGGGCTTACTATCTGTAGCTAGTCATAAAATCGCGCCAAACTCAACAAGACAAACAGCAATCGAGAGATTGCCACAGATCCTCGCCCAAACGACTCCGACAACCCCAACACCTAACAATAATACCAAGCTTCAAAATAATCTCAATCTTCCCAAAACAGGTAATGAGGTTCAGATTACTGGCAACAAATCCATTACTCTGCAACAGGCGATAGACATCGCATTTGGTAACAATCGGGAAGTTCAAGCCGCTCGGCTGACTGTAAATCGCTCTCAAGTCGGAATTAGAGAAGCACAAGCCGCTCAAGCAGTGCAAGTAGGATTGACAAGTACCGTCCAAAATCAAGGATCGCCATTAATTATCGGTACTCAATCTCAATTTGGCAACAGCACTAGTACGAACATCCAAGGCAGCCTCCAAGCTACTTATAATATCCTGAGCGCAGGTCGAAATCAGAGTAGCGTTCGCGCCGCCGAAGAGCAAGTTAACTTCGACAGGCTCGATCTGGTGCGAATCGAACAATTGGTACGCGGTCAGGTCATCACGGCATACTACGACCTTCAAGCCGCCGATTCATCTGTCATCATCAATCAAGCCGCCGTCGCGGATGCAACCCGTAGTTTGAGCGATGCTCAACTCCAAGAAAAAGCTGGTGTAGGTACGAAATTTGACATCCTCCGTGCCCAAGTCCAACTGGCTACTGCCAATCAAGATCTCACCAACGCTCAAGGTCAACAGCAAACCGCCCGTAAAAGGATCGCCCAGCGACTGAGTGTCGATAACAATACTGAATTTAAAGCCGCCGATACCGTGCGTGAGTTAGGAGCTTGGGGCTATTCTTTGGAAGAGAGTGTGGTTTTAGCATACAAAAATCGCCCCGAAGTCAAGCAACAACTAACCCGCCGCACTATCAGCCAACAACAACAAATTGTCGCTGCTGCGGCTGACTCCGCTCAGGTCGATCTTTTTGCTAACTATACTTTGGGCAAAAGTCTAACAGCTTCTACTTCTGCCCAAGATAACTATAGTATCGGCGCACAGTTGAGGTGGAACTTCCTTGATGGTGGTTTTGCCAGAGCTGGCTCAAACAGAGAACGAGTCAATCAAGAGATTTTTGAAAACCAGTTCACAACCACCCGCAATCAAATCCGATTTGAAGTCGAACAAGCTTACAACAGTCTCGGCTCCAATCAAAAAAATATCGCGACTTCTGCTCAAGCTCTCCAACAAGCTGAGGAAAGTCTCAAACTAGCTCGTCTGCGCTTTCAGGCGGGAGTGGGTACGCAAACTGATGTCATTCAAGCCCAGACCGCTCTGGCTCGCGCTCGTGGCAATCGCATCACGGCGATTATCGATTACAATCGCGCTCTATCTAGTCTGCGTGTCGCAACACTTACAGGTGGATAA
- a CDS encoding efflux RND transporter periplasmic adaptor subunit — translation MAINTNSYTTSSSITPAVRAVGRLSWLLLPIWISLVSPSAFAHGGHGNEFGSQEGTKSTKVQVVDGATAQQIGVQTVAAKKQSLNVEIAATGQIELLPSKKVEVTAPIKGKLVQLLVQPGARVKAGQILATLSSPELNDLRTSSLEKRSTALALLQQAQTDRNLAQQSYQKIVQIAAAETDRANSQLAAAQSRLAREQQLVKSGSIVQAAKTSYQRQQQIATAEISSAQTELELAQERYQKDLELVKSGALARRQMLESQAKLAAARTALVRAQSQAGVAQAATDLRKAETDLPLRELRDAEKQVADARAELARAMNQKSVVEAQAQFQRANSAVTAAQTQLRLSDASYQGRLAQLGNRANAQGIVTVTAPIDGTIADREITIGQSVADAGARLMTITDDRQVLATANIYERDLGRLKIGQQVSVKVPGMADKVFSGQISRIGTAVDSQSRVVPVQATLDNSQGLLKAGTFAEIKLATGQITSPVVVIPAGAVVEADQEKLVYVKSGDSYQPTTVTLGQTVGDLVEVKTGLFAGDLVVNKRAPQLYAQSLKKKPASEDKATTEAKPDNAVSQNQIPTYLIWGLVPVAGILGGSAWWLKKRSERNANSSTDLIEPEDELNYLPVEEIHTIEEDSKQHNSPNSSQYPQIGATSRDVGGASRNENLYR, via the coding sequence ATGGCTATAAATACCAACTCATACACAACTTCATCCTCAATCACTCCAGCCGTTCGCGCAGTGGGGCGGTTAAGCTGGCTATTACTACCCATCTGGATCTCGCTAGTATCCCCATCAGCATTCGCTCATGGTGGGCATGGCAACGAATTTGGCTCTCAAGAGGGAACGAAAAGTACCAAAGTGCAGGTGGTCGATGGAGCAACGGCTCAACAGATTGGAGTGCAAACAGTCGCTGCCAAAAAACAAAGCTTAAATGTCGAAATTGCTGCTACTGGGCAAATCGAATTATTACCTAGCAAAAAAGTAGAAGTTACCGCACCGATTAAGGGCAAGCTCGTACAGCTACTCGTACAGCCTGGAGCAAGAGTCAAAGCAGGACAAATCCTCGCGACGCTCTCTAGCCCCGAACTCAACGATTTGCGAACGAGTTCCCTGGAAAAACGATCGACAGCCCTCGCCCTACTCCAACAAGCTCAAACCGATCGCAATCTCGCCCAACAGAGCTACCAAAAAATCGTCCAAATCGCTGCTGCTGAAACCGATCGAGCCAACAGTCAATTAGCGGCGGCGCAATCTCGACTAGCGCGAGAGCAACAACTAGTCAAAAGTGGCTCGATCGTCCAGGCGGCAAAAACTAGCTATCAGCGGCAACAACAAATTGCCACTGCGGAAATCAGCTCTGCTCAAACCGAACTAGAGTTAGCCCAAGAGCGTTATCAAAAGGATCTAGAACTAGTCAAGAGTGGGGCACTAGCACGCCGTCAGATGTTGGAATCTCAGGCTAAACTAGCCGCAGCCCGAACTGCATTAGTCAGAGCGCAAAGTCAGGCAGGAGTAGCCCAAGCTGCCACCGACTTGCGTAAGGCTGAAACCGATCTGCCCCTGCGAGAATTGCGGGATGCCGAAAAGCAGGTAGCTGATGCCAGAGCAGAACTAGCTAGAGCGATGAACCAAAAATCGGTAGTCGAAGCCCAAGCGCAATTCCAAAGAGCCAACTCAGCCGTAACCGCCGCCCAAACTCAGCTCAGACTCAGCGATGCTAGTTACCAGGGGCGACTGGCACAATTGGGAAATCGGGCTAATGCTCAGGGGATCGTCACCGTTACCGCCCCGATCGATGGCACAATTGCCGACAGAGAAATTACGATCGGGCAGTCTGTCGCCGATGCTGGTGCGAGATTAATGACGATTACCGACGATCGCCAAGTATTGGCAACGGCGAATATCTATGAGCGCGATTTAGGACGATTAAAAATCGGTCAGCAAGTTAGTGTTAAAGTGCCTGGAATGGCGGATAAAGTATTTTCTGGTCAAATCTCTCGAATTGGAACGGCAGTGGACTCCCAGAGCCGTGTAGTTCCCGTTCAGGCAACCTTGGATAATAGCCAGGGGCTACTCAAAGCCGGAACGTTCGCCGAAATCAAGCTGGCGACAGGTCAAATTACTAGCCCAGTAGTCGTAATTCCGGCTGGTGCGGTAGTAGAAGCAGACCAAGAAAAATTAGTATATGTCAAAAGTGGCGACAGCTATCAGCCCACAACCGTTACTCTCGGACAAACCGTTGGCGATCTAGTTGAAGTCAAGACGGGACTGTTTGCTGGCGATCTGGTTGTCAATAAACGCGCGCCTCAACTCTATGCCCAATCTTTAAAAAAGAAGCCAGCTAGCGAAGATAAAGCAACAACAGAAGCTAAACCTGACAATGCTGTCAGTCAAAACCAAATACCAACTTATCTCATCTGGGGATTAGTACCTGTTGCGGGTATTCTCGGCGGTAGTGCTTGGTGGCTGAAGAAAAGAAGCGAACGGAACGCCAACAGTTCAACCGATCTTATCGAGCCAGAGGACGAACTGAATTATCTGCCCGTTGAGGAAATACACACAATTGAGGAAGATTCTAAACAGCATAATTCCCCAAACTCCAGTCAATATCCACAGATTGGTGCTACCTCGCGGGACGTTGGCGGAGCCTCTCGGAACGAGAATCTCTATCGATAG